The Thermoclostridium stercorarium subsp. stercorarium DSM 8532 genome contains a region encoding:
- a CDS encoding amylo-alpha-1,6-glucosidase gives MIFGKSHWITPDQGIKKEWLITNGIGGFACGTIIGMNARRYHGLLIASLNPPTERFLVMSSVSECVLVNGEKHLLHTFKTPDFFAHGEYYLEAFRYDFIPEFYYRIESMRIEKRICLRNRKNQVAVVYRIINPVTCRIQLAPLINFRDYHGLSVSGSLNFSTEIRDREIIITPGNTDRKIFVACSDGKAVESNCFFYNMDYPYEHERGFDGTEDHYMPGYFDIPVSEGEEKTITLICSFDEPVDITDGEFIIAEEIKRQKALLPGFDGDEFLRRLVLAADKFIVERNSTNSKTVIAGYPWFTDWGRDTMISLTGLTLVTKRYGDARDILYTFAKYEKDGLIPNLFPDEKNEPAYNTVDAALWFFEAVYKYLRYTGDMKFVKEELLTVLKRIFKAYREGTVFNIKMDDDFLIYAGNEHTQLTWMDAKVDDWVVTPRHGKAVEINALWYNAAMVMSYIFEQIGENNADYSALAEEIRKSFIKLFWNANKGCLYDVVNEKGKDDKIRPNQILAVSLSFPVLDGELAKSVVDTVYRKLYTAYGLRSLSSDDPEYKGIYIGDRYQRDGAYHQGTVWVWPLGQFITAYARVYRNDKSLSEKLKAFFIPFHDHLRDACIGNISEIFDGNEPLIARGCFAQAWSVAEILRAYAEDYLPLVDP, from the coding sequence ATGATTTTCGGAAAGTCACACTGGATTACGCCTGACCAGGGAATCAAGAAAGAATGGCTTATAACAAACGGCATTGGAGGTTTTGCCTGTGGTACGATTATCGGTATGAATGCAAGGCGTTATCACGGCCTGCTGATTGCTTCCTTAAATCCGCCTACTGAACGCTTCCTTGTCATGTCTTCGGTAAGTGAATGCGTTTTGGTGAACGGAGAGAAGCATTTGCTTCATACATTTAAAACTCCTGATTTCTTTGCACATGGGGAATATTATCTTGAAGCTTTCCGTTATGATTTCATTCCTGAATTTTATTACCGAATAGAGTCAATGAGAATAGAAAAAAGGATTTGCTTAAGAAACCGGAAAAACCAGGTGGCAGTCGTTTACAGAATTATTAACCCGGTAACCTGCAGAATACAGCTTGCTCCGCTGATAAATTTCAGAGATTACCATGGACTTTCGGTAAGCGGTTCGCTGAATTTTTCAACTGAAATTCGGGACAGGGAAATAATCATTACTCCCGGTAACACAGACAGGAAAATCTTTGTCGCATGCTCGGACGGAAAAGCAGTGGAAAGCAATTGCTTTTTTTATAACATGGATTATCCCTATGAACATGAAAGAGGCTTTGACGGAACTGAAGATCATTATATGCCCGGTTATTTCGATATACCTGTAAGTGAAGGTGAGGAAAAAACAATAACATTAATCTGCAGCTTTGATGAACCTGTGGACATTACCGACGGCGAATTTATAATCGCAGAGGAAATAAAAAGGCAGAAAGCTTTATTACCGGGGTTTGACGGGGATGAGTTTCTGAGACGGCTTGTGCTGGCGGCAGACAAATTTATAGTGGAACGGAATTCCACAAATTCCAAAACGGTTATTGCGGGGTATCCATGGTTTACCGACTGGGGCCGTGACACAATGATATCGCTTACCGGGCTTACACTGGTAACGAAAAGATATGGCGACGCCAGGGATATTTTATATACTTTCGCAAAGTATGAAAAAGACGGGCTGATACCCAACCTGTTCCCCGACGAAAAAAACGAGCCGGCGTATAATACCGTTGATGCTGCACTTTGGTTTTTCGAAGCCGTTTACAAGTATTTACGGTATACCGGCGATATGAAATTTGTAAAGGAAGAGCTTCTTACGGTTTTAAAAAGAATTTTCAAGGCCTACAGGGAAGGTACGGTTTTTAATATAAAAATGGACGACGATTTTCTGATATATGCCGGGAACGAACATACTCAGCTCACGTGGATGGACGCAAAGGTTGATGACTGGGTTGTAACGCCACGCCACGGGAAGGCTGTTGAAATAAACGCTCTGTGGTACAACGCAGCAATGGTTATGTCATATATTTTTGAACAAATAGGCGAAAATAACGCTGATTATTCCGCGTTGGCAGAGGAAATCCGGAAAAGCTTCATTAAGCTTTTCTGGAATGCCAATAAAGGTTGTCTGTATGACGTGGTGAATGAAAAAGGTAAAGACGACAAAATAAGGCCTAATCAAATCCTTGCCGTCAGCCTTTCATTTCCCGTACTCGACGGTGAATTGGCCAAATCGGTTGTGGATACCGTTTACAGGAAATTGTATACTGCATATGGCTTGAGATCGTTGTCATCCGACGACCCGGAATACAAGGGTATTTATATCGGAGATCGGTATCAAAGAGACGGGGCATATCATCAGGGAACCGTTTGGGTTTGGCCGCTGGGGCAGTTTATAACGGCTTATGCAAGAGTATACCGCAATGATAAAAGTCTTTCCGAAAAACTTAAGGCTTTTTTCATTCCATTTCACGACCATTTAAGGGATGCATGTATAGGCAACATTTCCGAAATATTCGACGGCAATGAGCCGCTTATTGCAAGGGGTTGTTTTGCACAGGCATGGAGTGTTGCAGAAATACTGAGAGCCTATGCAGAGGATTATCTGCCGCTTGTAGACCCATGA
- a CDS encoding gluconeogenesis factor YvcK family protein, with amino-acid sequence MNPLKIFRTVYKFRKWLWNGIVGLLLIIAGIAVLVYRAEIRTAQFVTALILSGTGIILCYLCLRKILLALLKINNNGLTNVPTSMLDIGKKIYIRSRLKEGPNVAVIGGGTGISTLLRGLKQFTANISAIITVADDGGGSGMLRRDLGMLPPGDIRNCILALADTEPQMEKLLQYRFQEGDLKGQSFGNLFLAAMTGISESFEAAVRNMSEVLAVTGRVLPVTSENINLIAELEDGAVIQGESKIGEHHTFHPGRIKRVYLDKNNVKPLESTLEALDEAEIIVLGPGSLYTSIIPNLLVDHVVERIVKSNAIKIYVSNIMTQPGETEGYTVSDHIDAIYRHSGCEGFIDYCIVNTGRIPDEIYRRYVKEGASVVKLDAGKVRKMGIKVVERDLVQINKGYVRHDPVKLAKAVLDIYENKAGKA; translated from the coding sequence ATGAATCCTCTTAAGATTTTTCGTACTGTTTATAAATTCAGAAAATGGCTGTGGAATGGTATTGTGGGGTTGCTTCTGATTATAGCGGGAATTGCTGTACTGGTTTACCGGGCTGAAATACGCACTGCTCAGTTCGTAACGGCATTAATACTCAGCGGTACCGGCATAATTCTTTGTTATTTGTGTTTGAGAAAAATACTGCTGGCTTTGTTGAAAATCAATAATAACGGCCTTACGAATGTTCCGACGTCAATGCTTGACATAGGTAAAAAAATCTACATACGCTCAAGATTAAAGGAAGGCCCGAATGTAGCAGTTATCGGCGGAGGAACGGGTATATCCACGTTATTAAGGGGGTTAAAACAGTTTACGGCGAATATTTCGGCCATTATAACCGTTGCCGATGACGGCGGAGGGTCTGGAATGCTCAGAAGGGATCTGGGCATGCTTCCACCGGGCGATATACGGAACTGTATACTTGCCCTCGCAGATACCGAGCCTCAGATGGAAAAACTGTTGCAATACCGGTTTCAGGAAGGCGATTTAAAAGGGCAGTCTTTCGGCAATTTGTTCCTCGCGGCGATGACGGGGATTAGTGAAAGTTTTGAAGCTGCAGTGCGCAACATGAGCGAGGTTCTTGCGGTCACGGGCAGGGTACTCCCCGTTACATCGGAAAATATCAACCTAATAGCCGAACTTGAGGACGGAGCTGTAATTCAGGGTGAATCCAAAATCGGCGAACACCATACTTTTCATCCGGGCAGAATAAAAAGAGTGTATTTGGACAAGAATAATGTTAAACCACTTGAAAGTACTTTGGAGGCGCTGGATGAAGCCGAAATCATTGTTCTCGGTCCGGGAAGCCTTTATACCAGCATAATACCCAATCTGCTGGTTGATCATGTTGTGGAAAGAATTGTAAAATCAAACGCGATAAAAATCTATGTGTCAAATATAATGACCCAGCCCGGAGAAACCGAGGGATATACTGTTTCGGATCATATTGATGCAATATACCGTCATTCTGGCTGCGAAGGTTTTATTGATTACTGTATTGTCAATACAGGCAGAATACCCGACGAAATTTACAGGAGGTATGTCAAAGAAGGGGCGTCGGTAGTAAAACTTGATGCCGGTAAGGTCAGAAAGATGGGAATAAAAGTAGTTGAACGGGATTTGGTACAGATAAACAAAGGTTACGTGAGGCATGATCCTGTAAAACTGGCGAAAGCAGTGCTTGATATTTATGAAAATAAGGCAGGGAAGGCATAA
- the rapZ gene encoding RNase adapter RapZ, which produces MEFLIITGMSGAGKSLCVKYFEDIGYFCVDNLPPSLVPKFAEICLQGQNKMDRIALIMDIRGGTMFLDLFPALESLAAYGISYKILFLEAQDNVLVKRFKETRRMHPLSPEGRILDGIREERRILAPVKEKADYVIDTSNLTPRQLKQEIHKLFVEGKPFSGLIINIISFGFKYGIPIDCDLVFDVRFIPNPYYVDSLKSLTGNDKDVSDYVMSFHESRVFLTKLVDLLDFLIPNYVKEGKNQLVIGIGCTGGKHRSVTIANQLFEILKAKNSSVVLEHRDVDKDNRRMRNESS; this is translated from the coding sequence GTGGAATTTCTTATCATTACCGGCATGTCGGGTGCCGGAAAGAGCCTATGTGTAAAATACTTTGAAGACATTGGATACTTCTGCGTGGACAATCTTCCACCGTCACTTGTACCTAAGTTTGCAGAGATATGCCTTCAGGGCCAGAATAAAATGGACAGAATCGCCCTGATTATGGATATACGGGGAGGAACGATGTTCCTTGACTTGTTCCCGGCCCTTGAGTCGCTTGCAGCTTACGGCATATCCTACAAAATTTTGTTTTTGGAAGCGCAGGATAATGTTCTGGTAAAAAGATTCAAAGAAACCCGGAGAATGCATCCTTTGTCCCCTGAGGGTCGGATACTGGACGGGATAAGGGAAGAGCGGCGCATACTTGCGCCTGTTAAGGAAAAAGCCGACTACGTAATCGATACTTCAAACCTTACCCCGCGTCAACTCAAGCAGGAAATTCACAAGCTTTTTGTTGAAGGTAAACCTTTTTCCGGGCTTATCATAAATATAATTTCTTTTGGCTTTAAGTACGGAATACCGATTGACTGCGACCTGGTATTCGACGTGAGGTTTATACCCAATCCGTATTACGTCGATTCCCTGAAGAGCCTCACAGGCAACGACAAGGATGTAAGCGACTATGTGATGAGTTTTCATGAGAGCAGGGTATTCCTGACAAAACTTGTTGACTTGCTTGATTTTCTAATTCCCAATTACGTAAAGGAAGGGAAAAATCAGCTGGTAATCGGCATAGGCTGCACAGGAGGGAAACACCGTTCGGTAACAATTGCAAATCAGCTGTTTGAAATACTTAAAGCCAAGAACAGCAGTGTGGTTCTTGAACACAGGGATGTTGACAAAGATAACAGGAGAATGAGAAATGAATCCTCTTAA
- the murB gene encoding UDP-N-acetylmuramate dehydrogenase, which translates to MDSEMVMNAMNEIRKILKDEQILLDVPMKEHTSMRVGGKAKMMLLPSGVEEIRDVIKYLNENNVPYYVIGNGTNLIVHDTGYDGVIIKLSDNFSSTSVEEDIITAKSGAPLVLVSNLACDHSLSGLEFAAGIPGTVGGAVTMNAGAYDGEMKDVVLEVTCLDKDANLVHLCAEELQFGYRTSRIQTESLIVLEVKMRLSGGNRDEIRDKMRELNRRRREKQPLNFPSAGSIFKRPEGYYAGKLIEEAGLRGFQIGGARVSDKHCGFIINTGTATAADVIELIEFIKKRVFETSGVMLQQEVKILGG; encoded by the coding sequence ATGGATAGTGAAATGGTAATGAACGCCATGAATGAAATAAGGAAAATCCTGAAAGATGAGCAGATTTTACTGGATGTACCGATGAAAGAGCATACTTCCATGCGGGTAGGCGGAAAGGCTAAAATGATGTTGCTTCCGTCAGGCGTGGAGGAAATCCGGGATGTTATAAAATACCTAAATGAGAACAATGTTCCATATTACGTTATCGGAAATGGGACAAATCTTATAGTCCATGATACGGGATATGACGGAGTTATAATAAAATTGTCGGACAATTTTTCGTCAACATCGGTAGAAGAGGATATTATTACCGCGAAATCAGGAGCACCTCTTGTTCTGGTTTCCAATCTGGCCTGTGATCATTCACTTTCCGGCCTTGAATTTGCAGCTGGGATTCCCGGAACGGTGGGCGGAGCGGTTACAATGAATGCCGGCGCCTATGACGGTGAAATGAAAGATGTGGTTCTGGAAGTCACATGCCTTGACAAAGATGCGAATCTGGTGCATCTTTGCGCGGAAGAACTCCAGTTTGGTTACAGGACAAGCAGAATACAAACCGAAAGTCTGATTGTCCTTGAGGTGAAAATGAGGCTCAGTGGCGGAAACAGGGATGAAATACGGGATAAGATGAGAGAACTGAACCGTAGGAGAAGGGAAAAACAGCCTTTGAACTTTCCAAGTGCAGGCAGCATTTTTAAAAGGCCTGAAGGTTATTACGCCGGAAAGCTGATAGAAGAGGCAGGCCTCAGGGGATTCCAGATAGGTGGTGCGAGGGTGTCTGACAAGCACTGCGGTTTTATTATCAACACGGGAACGGCTACGGCGGCGGATGTAATTGAATTGATAGAGTTTATCAAAAAAAGAGTTTTTGAAACTTCCGGCGTCATGTTACAGCAGGAAGTTAAGATACTGGGAGGATAA
- the hprK gene encoding HPr(Ser) kinase/phosphatase, with the protein MSDSSYNVTLGRIISEFKLEELNYVPGSHDILIKTSDINRPGLQLAGFYEYCDTERIQIIGTVEMAYLASLSYEERYASLKAFFKHDFPCVIIARGKEPFPEMVELATEYGVPLLRTDEETSRFASYLILYLNVELAPRITMHGVLVEVYGEGVLMLGESGVGKSETALELVKRGHRLVADDVVEIRKVSNRTLVGSSPDIIRHFIEIRGVGIIDVKNLYGVGAVKMTENINLVVNMELWDTNKQYDRLGINDEYTEILGIKVPSLTIPVRPGRNLAIIIEVAAMNHRQKKMGYNAAKVLNERVMREIERNSMRNMNGD; encoded by the coding sequence ATGTCAGACTCTTCATATAATGTTACATTAGGAAGAATAATAAGTGAATTTAAGCTGGAAGAACTGAATTATGTGCCCGGTTCACACGACATTTTGATAAAAACATCGGATATAAACCGTCCCGGACTTCAGCTGGCCGGGTTTTACGAATATTGTGATACCGAAAGAATTCAGATTATCGGTACTGTTGAAATGGCTTATCTTGCCTCGCTCTCGTATGAAGAAAGGTATGCAAGCCTTAAGGCTTTTTTTAAGCACGATTTCCCGTGTGTTATCATTGCAAGGGGAAAAGAGCCTTTTCCCGAAATGGTGGAACTGGCTACTGAGTACGGGGTTCCGCTTCTGCGGACCGACGAGGAAACTTCAAGGTTTGCAAGTTATTTAATTTTGTATCTGAATGTCGAACTTGCACCCCGAATAACAATGCACGGGGTTTTGGTGGAGGTATACGGCGAAGGGGTTTTGATGCTTGGCGAGAGCGGAGTAGGAAAAAGCGAAACTGCTTTGGAACTTGTAAAGCGCGGTCATCGCCTTGTCGCCGATGACGTTGTGGAAATCAGGAAGGTATCCAACAGAACGCTTGTAGGAAGTTCTCCTGATATTATAAGGCATTTTATAGAAATTCGCGGAGTGGGTATAATTGACGTAAAAAACCTGTACGGTGTCGGCGCGGTTAAGATGACCGAGAATATAAATCTGGTTGTCAACATGGAGCTGTGGGATACAAATAAGCAGTATGACAGGCTGGGGATTAACGACGAGTATACAGAAATACTGGGAATTAAGGTTCCTTCACTAACAATTCCTGTAAGACCGGGAAGAAACCTGGCGATTATCATTGAGGTTGCGGCAATGAATCACCGGCAAAAAAAAATGGGTTATAACGCAGCGAAGGTTTTAAATGAAAGAGTAATGCGGGAAATTGAGAGAAATTCAATGAGAAATATGAACGGTGATTAG
- the thrC gene encoding threonine synthase, whose protein sequence is MRYRSTRGGFSGVTSSEAIKMGIAPDGGLFVPEDDVTVDLKFIENLVSDNYRQRAEKILSFFLTDFDRAELEECVKKAYGNNFSSPEVTPLVHLHEHLHMLELWHGPTCAFKDMALQILPHFMVKAIKKTGENSKIVILTATSGDTGKAALEGFADVDGTYIIVFYPNGGVSEIQRLQMVTQTGKNTNVIAVNGNFDDTQSGVKKIFNDKNICDKIQDKGFRFSSANSINWGRLVPQIVYYFSAYADLLKDKIIEPGEKINFVVPTGNFGNILAAWYAMKMGLPVNRLICASNENNILTDFIITGTYDRRREFHKTLSPSMDILISSNLERLLFELGGKDAGLIRGYMNDLNEKGYYTVNKTIKGKIQEIFWGGYSSDNETLACIRSVYKDYGYVLDTHTAVAMDVYDKYVIYSGDLTQTVIVSTASPFKFSGSVAKALFGDETEGLDEFGLLRLLSEKTGWEIPKGLKDLDRKEILHKTVCEKDEMGDVVLNILNS, encoded by the coding sequence ATGAGGTACAGAAGCACACGCGGTGGATTTTCCGGCGTTACTTCTTCGGAAGCAATTAAAATGGGTATTGCGCCTGACGGCGGGCTGTTTGTTCCGGAAGATGACGTAACTGTTGATTTAAAGTTTATTGAAAATTTGGTTAGTGATAATTACCGGCAAAGAGCAGAAAAAATACTTTCTTTTTTTCTGACCGATTTTGACAGGGCAGAATTGGAAGAATGCGTAAAGAAAGCCTATGGGAATAATTTTTCATCTCCCGAGGTTACTCCTCTTGTACATCTGCACGAGCATCTTCATATGCTTGAGCTCTGGCACGGCCCTACCTGTGCTTTTAAGGATATGGCTTTGCAAATACTTCCGCACTTTATGGTAAAAGCCATCAAGAAAACAGGAGAAAATTCAAAAATAGTTATACTTACGGCTACATCCGGTGATACAGGCAAGGCTGCACTTGAAGGATTTGCAGACGTCGACGGCACGTATATCATTGTATTCTATCCAAACGGCGGAGTAAGTGAAATCCAGAGACTTCAGATGGTTACTCAGACAGGCAAAAATACGAATGTTATAGCCGTAAACGGGAATTTCGACGATACTCAGAGCGGCGTAAAAAAGATTTTCAATGACAAAAACATATGTGATAAGATACAGGACAAAGGTTTCAGGTTTTCATCGGCGAACTCGATAAACTGGGGAAGACTGGTTCCGCAGATTGTATATTATTTTTCCGCATATGCGGATTTATTGAAGGATAAAATCATTGAACCCGGAGAGAAGATAAATTTTGTGGTTCCGACAGGTAATTTCGGGAATATTCTTGCGGCATGGTATGCGATGAAAATGGGGCTGCCTGTGAACAGGCTTATATGTGCATCAAATGAAAATAATATACTTACCGACTTTATTATTACAGGAACATATGACAGGAGAAGGGAATTCCATAAAACTCTGTCTCCGTCAATGGATATACTTATTTCCAGTAATCTTGAAAGGCTGCTTTTTGAACTCGGAGGAAAAGATGCCGGGCTTATACGCGGTTATATGAACGACCTCAACGAAAAGGGTTATTATACGGTGAACAAAACAATTAAGGGAAAAATTCAGGAAATATTCTGGGGAGGATATTCGAGTGATAATGAAACCCTCGCCTGCATAAGAAGCGTTTACAAGGATTATGGTTATGTATTGGATACTCACACTGCAGTGGCGATGGACGTTTATGACAAGTATGTAATATATAGCGGAGATCTTACTCAGACCGTAATCGTTTCCACCGCAAGCCCGTTCAAGTTCAGCGGCAGCGTAGCAAAGGCTCTGTTCGGTGACGAAACCGAAGGGCTTGACGAGTTCGGACTTCTGAGGCTGCTTTCGGAAAAAACCGGCTGGGAGATACCAAAAGGATTAAAAGATCTGGACAGGAAAGAAATACTTCACAAAACGGTCTGCGAAAAGGATGAAATGGGTGACGTAGTTCTTAATATCCTTAATTCGTAA
- a CDS encoding DUF2298 domain-containing protein — protein sequence MEKTKAFPEFLVKCLSYFLLPLSMVLWGIKLKNEFIYVLKWWAVFLFIGFLFLPMTFRIFSTFTDKGFMFSKIIGLAISSFIFWLLSYAKLLDITPAHCWSVTVAAGLAVYVVFFGWKKFYRNISGIIDKDTFFWVFTGEGLFLFSLSFWTYLRGFNPKIEGLEKFMDYGFVNSILRSGYVPPKDMWFAGKPINYYYFGQYVTAFLTRLSGLETEISYNVMMATLFAFSMALCFTIVSNMLREHGIEGECPAVAGGLIAAVLVSIGGNLHSFFYGFLAKFTKEGDKYWFPDATRYIGYNPPTDDKTIHEFPVYSFVVSDLHAHVINMIFVLTLIGVLLAVFGKLQRKTLGNQDDKYRLNEIFFPEILLISLFICIFQMSNYWDFPIYLTVTLFVFICAGIRNYGFRKKTTVVTVLRFVAVLLLSLLFALPFNLSFEKIASTVRLARNHSLPHQLLVLWGYQLTFVIVFFIAILYAEQNTAWKRLRGTERLKARNELTFTVRIKNVLEKFSTGDVFAVILCVSAMGLVLIPEIVYVKDIYENGYARANTMFKLTYQAFIMFGLACGYIFIRIRKSIYKEPKLVLAKALTVIMVILPMIYPFYAIPSWYKNLDPQKYEGLDGLAFMKNSNPDDYELVCWLRENVQGQPVVLEANGDSYTYNCRISMATGLPTIQGWYTHEWLWRGDITLIQERISDVKAIYESDDLEMTKELLRKYSVEYIVIGKTEHETFPELNEKKLMGLGTVVFERPNAKLIKVEY from the coding sequence ATGGAAAAAACAAAGGCTTTCCCAGAATTTTTGGTTAAATGCTTATCGTATTTTTTGCTGCCGTTGTCTATGGTATTATGGGGAATCAAATTAAAAAATGAGTTTATATATGTGCTGAAATGGTGGGCTGTTTTTTTATTTATTGGTTTTTTATTTTTGCCGATGACGTTTCGTATTTTTTCCACCTTTACCGATAAAGGCTTTATGTTCTCAAAAATTATCGGGCTTGCCATAAGTTCGTTTATATTCTGGCTTCTCTCATATGCCAAATTGTTGGATATAACCCCGGCCCACTGCTGGTCTGTTACAGTGGCAGCGGGTTTGGCTGTTTATGTGGTGTTTTTTGGGTGGAAGAAATTTTACCGGAACATTTCAGGCATCATTGATAAAGACACGTTTTTCTGGGTTTTTACCGGTGAGGGGCTCTTTTTATTCTCATTAAGTTTCTGGACATATCTCAGAGGATTTAACCCAAAAATAGAAGGTCTTGAAAAATTTATGGACTATGGTTTTGTAAACAGCATACTCCGTTCGGGTTATGTTCCGCCGAAGGATATGTGGTTTGCGGGAAAACCAATAAATTACTATTATTTCGGACAGTATGTTACGGCGTTTCTGACCAGACTCAGCGGCCTTGAAACCGAAATTTCCTATAACGTCATGATGGCGACCCTTTTTGCCTTCAGCATGGCCCTTTGTTTTACGATTGTTTCTAACATGCTCAGGGAACACGGAATTGAGGGAGAATGCCCCGCTGTTGCAGGAGGATTAATTGCGGCCGTTCTTGTTTCGATCGGCGGTAACCTGCATTCCTTTTTTTACGGATTTCTTGCCAAATTTACAAAGGAAGGGGACAAATACTGGTTTCCCGATGCGACAAGATATATCGGCTATAATCCTCCGACAGACGACAAAACAATTCATGAATTTCCCGTTTATTCTTTTGTGGTGTCCGATTTGCACGCTCACGTAATTAACATGATTTTTGTCCTGACGCTGATTGGGGTACTTCTGGCCGTGTTCGGAAAATTGCAGCGTAAAACCTTGGGCAATCAGGATGATAAATACCGTCTTAATGAAATCTTTTTCCCCGAAATATTGTTAATCTCGCTTTTCATTTGTATTTTCCAGATGTCCAATTACTGGGATTTTCCGATTTATCTGACTGTTACGCTGTTTGTATTTATATGCGCAGGAATACGAAATTACGGTTTTCGCAAAAAAACAACTGTTGTAACCGTTTTGCGTTTTGTTGCGGTGCTGCTGCTGTCGCTCCTGTTTGCGCTTCCTTTTAACCTGTCTTTCGAAAAGATAGCTTCCACGGTACGCCTGGCAAGAAACCATTCCTTACCGCACCAGCTGCTTGTTTTGTGGGGCTATCAGCTTACATTTGTAATAGTATTCTTTATTGCAATTCTCTATGCCGAACAGAACACGGCATGGAAAAGATTAAGGGGAACGGAAAGGCTCAAAGCACGGAATGAGCTTACTTTTACCGTAAGAATAAAAAACGTTCTGGAGAAATTTTCAACCGGGGACGTTTTTGCCGTGATCCTTTGCGTGTCCGCAATGGGTCTGGTTCTTATTCCTGAGATTGTTTACGTGAAGGATATATATGAAAACGGATATGCACGAGCCAATACCATGTTCAAGCTGACTTATCAGGCTTTTATAATGTTTGGTCTGGCTTGCGGCTATATCTTTATCCGCATCAGAAAATCAATATACAAAGAACCGAAACTTGTCTTGGCGAAAGCGCTCACCGTTATTATGGTAATTCTGCCAATGATTTATCCTTTTTATGCAATACCCAGCTGGTATAAGAATTTAGATCCGCAGAAATATGAAGGTCTGGACGGACTGGCTTTTATGAAAAACAGCAATCCCGACGATTACGAGCTTGTTTGCTGGCTGCGCGAAAACGTTCAGGGCCAGCCCGTTGTACTTGAGGCTAACGGGGACAGTTACACATATAATTGCAGAATATCAATGGCCACAGGTCTTCCCACAATCCAGGGCTGGTATACTCATGAATGGCTGTGGAGGGGTGATATTACACTGATTCAGGAACGCATAAGCGATGTAAAAGCAATTTATGAATCCGACGATTTGGAAATGACGAAGGAACTTCTCAGAAAATACAGTGTGGAGTATATCGTTATAGGAAAAACCGAGCATGAAACATTTCCGGAATTAAACGAAAAAAAACTTATGGGCCTTGGCACAGTGGTTTTTGAAAGACCGAATGCAAAACTTATAAAAGTCGAATACTGA
- a CDS encoding GtrA family protein: MSGIRMIKEKITNEFLSPEFIGKFTRYIIVGVSTFTIEYVLFLVFRKILPVPDVVANIIVYTFIFWFNFLLNKFFTFKSRKNFKKQLLSYGLLFLFNMVVGNVLLFMAITQLLKGLFPDTPWIPYYLPKIVIMIFIVSWNFILYNKVIYKE; the protein is encoded by the coding sequence ATGAGCGGAATACGAATGATTAAGGAAAAAATAACCAATGAATTCTTAAGTCCTGAATTTATAGGAAAATTCACCAGATACATCATTGTAGGAGTTTCAACTTTCACAATAGAATACGTCCTTTTTCTTGTTTTCAGAAAAATCTTACCGGTTCCCGACGTTGTCGCCAATATAATTGTCTACACATTCATATTCTGGTTCAATTTTCTTTTAAACAAATTTTTTACTTTCAAATCCCGAAAAAACTTTAAGAAGCAGCTGTTATCTTACGGATTGCTGTTTTTGTTCAACATGGTTGTCGGAAACGTACTCCTTTTTATGGCAATAACTCAGCTTTTGAAAGGACTTTTTCCCGACACACCGTGGATACCTTATTACCTGCCCAAAATTGTAATAATGATATTTATTGTGTCCTGGAATTTTATACTATATAATAAGGTCATTTATAAGGAATAA